The DNA sequence AGCATTTGTGCTTGGAGTTGGAATGAATTCTCAGCGGATTATGGCGAATTCAGAATATATCACCGAAACCGTTCGTGGAAAGCAGATTCTAGATAACGAAAAACATTCTGCCGATAAATCCGGAATGGATAAAGAGAGCATGTTGATGTGGAGTTACGGGAAACTGGAAACTTTGAATTTATTTATTCCACGCTTGATGGGTGGTGCGAGCAATGAAGAAGGTTCTGATAAAATGATGGCGAAAGTGCAACAATTGGTTCAGGAAAATGTAGGTTCGCAACAGGAAATGGACAGAATCTCAAAAGGATTTGGAACATTAACTTACTGGGGCGACCAACCCGGAACTTCCGGGCCCGCTTATCAAGGTGCGGTAGTTTGTTTTCTGGCCGTTTTAGGCTTTTTCTTTGCCTGGAAAAAATACAGATATTGGGTTTTAGGAGCATCAATTTTAACCATTCTTTTGGCATGGGGAAGTAACTTCATGATCGTCTCCGATTTCTTTATCGATTTCGTTCCTTTCTATAATAAATTTAGAGCACCAAGTTCAATTTTAGTTGTTGTAGAATTACTATTTCCATTGATTGCGATTGTTGGTTTATACCGTTTCTTTAATTCAAATGAAAAGACAGAAACCTCTGCTGATAATATATTGACAGAAGATTACAAGAAGGAAACTTTGATCTATGTGAGTTCTGCGGTGTTAGGAATTACGCTTTTACTAATGGTTTTTGGTAAGTCGATTTTAGGATTTTATACGCCTTCAGAAAAGACTTATCTTCCGCCATTTCTATTGGAGTTTTTGGTTGATGAAAGATATAAAATGTTCAGTATTGATGCATTCAAAGCGATTCTCTTTGTGGCAATTACGGCTGGAGTTTTATTTTTAAGTTTAAAAAATAAAGTCACTCAAAATATTGCGATCATCATTATTGGGTTGGTGAGTTTCTTTGATTTGTGGAGCGTGAATAAAAGGTATTTAAACAACGATAATTTCATTGATAAATCATTTACAGAAAATCCTTTCCAGACAGAAAATTCAGATTTGTTGATGCAGAAGGTGGGCGATAATGCCAATTTAAAATCGCTTTTGGATAATACCAACATGAACAAAACGTTGGAAACCATTGCCGAAAAAGATAAAGGTCATTACCGAATTTATAATCAAGTTTTAGGAGCATTTAATGAAACCAATACTTCTTATTTTAAATCTTCAATCGGTGGTTATCACGCAGTGAAATTGAGAAGATATGATGATTTAATCAATGAATATTTTGGAAAAATGGATACCGTAAAAGTTCCAAGAATCCTAAATATGCTGAATACTAAGTATATGATTTTTGGATCTCCTGAACAACCTCAAGGAGTTACCAATGCTGATGCAAATGGGAATGCCTGGTTTGTTTCAGAAGTAAAATTCGTGGATACTCCAAATGAAGAACTGGATCAAATCGGAATTGTTGATAATAAAAAGGTTGCTGTGATTTCAAAATCAGATGAGAAGTATTTTGAAGGAAAACCTCTCCAACAAGATTCTACCGCCTTTTTAGATTTGAAAAAATACGAAGCCAACGAACTCGAATTTACGTCTCAGTCGAAAACGCCACAGTTAGCCGTTTTCTCAGAAATCTATTATCCAAAAGGTTGGAAGATGTTTGTTGATGACAAAGAAGTTCCATACATCAAAGCAGATTATTTGTTGAGAGCAGTTTGTGTTCCTGCTGGAAAACATTCGATTAAAATGATCTTCGCACCAGCAGTTATCGAAAAAGGGAAAATTATTTCGATGATTGCGTTTGGATTATTTTTGTTGTTGAGTGGCTTGGGAATTTATTTTTTATACCGTAAAAGAGACAAAAGAAATTTGGCTGTGTAAGGAGCTCAAAAGATTGCAAAATGGATGTGGATATTTGTATTTTTGATTTTAACCGCAAAAGAGACAAAAGAAATTTGGCTGTTTAAGGAGTTCAAAAGATTGCAAAATGGATGTGGATATTTGTTCTTTTGATTTTAACCGCAAAAGACACAAAAGAATTTTGACTGAATAAGTAAATCAAAAGTTTGCAAAAAGTTTCTGGAATATTCCTGCTTTTGATTGCAAAATAAAGCAAATTGTTTGCTGTAACGAAATCAAAAGGATGCAAAATCGTAATTAAACATTTATGATAACTCAAAAATACATTACTGATTTAACTTATAAAATTAACGGGGCTTGCATTGAAGTTCATAAAATTTTGGGTTCAGGTTTGGCAGAGATTGTTTATCATAAGGCATTAGAGGAAGAATTTAGAATTCGAGATATTCAATTCAAATCAGAATTTGTAATTCCGGTTTTTTATAAAGATAAAAATCTTGAGTGTGATTTTAAATGCGATTTTCTAGTGGAAGACCTGATTGTATTAGAAATAAAAGCCGTCACTCAGATTATGGATATTCATAAATCTCAGGTTTTAAATTATATGAATTTACTAAAAGTTCCAAAAGGAATTTTAATCAATTTTAATGTAAAGAATATTTATCATTTCGGTCAAGAAACGTTCATAAATAAATACTTTGATCAGTATGATTAAGCAGTTGTAGAACTTTTTTTTAACCGCAAAAGAAACAAAAGATTAGATTAGATTAGTAAACTATTGAAAAGTTTGTAAAAGGTTTAAAAACATACATTTTGCCATCTTTTGAATTTCTTATTTTCGCATTTGTCTTTTGCCTCTTTTGCGGTTAAAAATTTTTTAGAATTATAATGAAACCAACAAAAAAAATATTAATCATCACCTATTATTGGCCGCCTGCTGGTGGACCAGGTGTTCAGCGTTGGTTGAAGTTTGTAAAATATTTACCCGACTTCGGTTGGAAACCCACTGTTTTTATCCCCGAAAATCCGAGTTACCCGATTGTTGACGAAACTTTAGAAAAAGAAGTTTCTGATGATTTAGATATTATTAAAACGAAGATTTGGGAACCATATCAATTGGCGGAAATCTTCGGAAAAGACAATAAGAAATTCAAAGCAGGACAATTTGATGTCGGTAAAAACCAATCCTGGAAATCTAAACTTTCGATTTGGGTTCGTGGGAATTTCTTTATTCCCGATGCTCGAGTATTTTGGGTTAAACCTTCCGTTGAATATTTGAAGAAGTATTTGAAGGGAAATCAGTTTGATGCTTTTGTCACAACTGGTCCGCCGCATTCGATGCATTTGATTGGTTTGGAATTAAAAAAAGAATTTCCTAATATAAAATGGGTTGCTGATTTCCGTGATCCTTGGACAGAAATTTCTTATTATAAACATTTGAAACTCACGAAATCTGCAGATCAAAAACATAGAAACCTCGAACAGAAAGTGTTTGAAACTGCGGATATTACTTTAGCCACAAGTTTTTCTGATGCAGAAAATTTCAGAAAAAAAGGAGCGAATGCTTTTTGTATTACCAATGGTTTTGATGAAAATATAAATTTGAAAATTCGTGAATTTGAGGATTTGAAAATTGAAAAATCAAAATTCACTTTAAGTTACATCGGAGTTTTAGAGCAATTGCGAAATCCAGAAGTTTTATGGAAAGTTTTAAGGGAATTAGTTTCTGAAAATGAAGATTTTAAAAATGATTTTCAATTGAAGTTTGTCGGAAGAATTGATGATAAAATTTTGAATGAGATCGAACAATCTTCATTAAAAAATTCAATCAATAATTTGGGTTATCTTTCTCATTCAGAAGCAAATGTAGAGATGGCGAATTCTGATTTGCTCTTAATTACCAATTTCCCAGATGACAGTTCAAAAGGAATTATTCCCGGAAAAATATTTGAATATTTAGCGACCGGAAAGCAGATCGTTTCTTTTGGTCCGAAAGAAAGTGATGTCAAGAAAATCTTAGAAGAAACCAACGCCGGAAAGCATTTTTCGTATGATAATGAATCAGAATTAAAAGTGTTTTTACTGCAAAAATTTGAAGAATGGAAATCAGGAATTTCAAATTCTCAAACTCAAAATATTGAACAATTCTCAAGAAAAAACTTGACTAAAAAACTGACTGAACTTTTGTGATCCACTTTGCGTGAGGGAGAAGGTCGAAATCCTTTTTTTTATATCCTAACTTTCAA is a window from the Kaistella flava (ex Peng et al. 2021) genome containing:
- a CDS encoding YfhO family protein, whose translation is MLKNKNLIFIIGSLVVFILLAVIYANPVLTGKQLFQHDIVQYKGGAKELLDYRAEHGRETYWSDSMFGGMPTYQMGAQFRGDVIKKIDDLLNFLPKPANYIFLLFSGFFLLGLVAVRNWKYALLGATFFGLSTYFYIALAAGHNGKIHTVAYFAPLLAGILLVYIRKKYVVGFIVTALFMGLQIAANHPQMTYYLFIALAFLFLSELIRAFQGKTDWKHFGISTGVLALAFVLGVGMNSQRIMANSEYITETVRGKQILDNEKHSADKSGMDKESMLMWSYGKLETLNLFIPRLMGGASNEEGSDKMMAKVQQLVQENVGSQQEMDRISKGFGTLTYWGDQPGTSGPAYQGAVVCFLAVLGFFFAWKKYRYWVLGASILTILLAWGSNFMIVSDFFIDFVPFYNKFRAPSSILVVVELLFPLIAIVGLYRFFNSNEKTETSADNILTEDYKKETLIYVSSAVLGITLLLMVFGKSILGFYTPSEKTYLPPFLLEFLVDERYKMFSIDAFKAILFVAITAGVLFLSLKNKVTQNIAIIIIGLVSFFDLWSVNKRYLNNDNFIDKSFTENPFQTENSDLLMQKVGDNANLKSLLDNTNMNKTLETIAEKDKGHYRIYNQVLGAFNETNTSYFKSSIGGYHAVKLRRYDDLINEYFGKMDTVKVPRILNMLNTKYMIFGSPEQPQGVTNADANGNAWFVSEVKFVDTPNEELDQIGIVDNKKVAVISKSDEKYFEGKPLQQDSTAFLDLKKYEANELEFTSQSKTPQLAVFSEIYYPKGWKMFVDDKEVPYIKADYLLRAVCVPAGKHSIKMIFAPAVIEKGKIISMIAFGLFLLLSGLGIYFLYRKRDKRNLAV
- a CDS encoding GxxExxY protein, producing MITQKYITDLTYKINGACIEVHKILGSGLAEIVYHKALEEEFRIRDIQFKSEFVIPVFYKDKNLECDFKCDFLVEDLIVLEIKAVTQIMDIHKSQVLNYMNLLKVPKGILINFNVKNIYHFGQETFINKYFDQYD
- a CDS encoding glycosyl transferase family 1, producing the protein MKPTKKILIITYYWPPAGGPGVQRWLKFVKYLPDFGWKPTVFIPENPSYPIVDETLEKEVSDDLDIIKTKIWEPYQLAEIFGKDNKKFKAGQFDVGKNQSWKSKLSIWVRGNFFIPDARVFWVKPSVEYLKKYLKGNQFDAFVTTGPPHSMHLIGLELKKEFPNIKWVADFRDPWTEISYYKHLKLTKSADQKHRNLEQKVFETADITLATSFSDAENFRKKGANAFCITNGFDENINLKIREFEDLKIEKSKFTLSYIGVLEQLRNPEVLWKVLRELVSENEDFKNDFQLKFVGRIDDKILNEIEQSSLKNSINNLGYLSHSEANVEMANSDLLLITNFPDDSSKGIIPGKIFEYLATGKQIVSFGPKESDVKKILEETNAGKHFSYDNESELKVFLLQKFEEWKSGISNSQTQNIEQFSRKNLTKKLTELL